From one Salvia miltiorrhiza cultivar Shanhuang (shh) unplaced genomic scaffold, IMPLAD_Smil_shh fragScaff_scaffold_173, whole genome shotgun sequence genomic stretch:
- the LOC131002654 gene encoding uncharacterized protein LOC131002654, which translates to MSFKFRVTNYCFCSMDRRVLLLLVALSSCWCCNARDLTVLQSNDKGEALYVQEVTKNEDFCALCEEFASEALSYLTLNKTQAEIITILHKSCPGYLPSRYLFEYHFFLRV; encoded by the exons ATGTCTTTCAAATTCCGGGTAACAAATTATTGTTTTTGCAGTATGGACAGAAGAGTACTATTGCTTCTAGTCGCGCTCAGCAGCTGCTGGTGTTGTAATGCTAGAGACCTTACAG TCCTGCAGTCGAATGACAAGGGAGAAGCTCTATATGTGCAAGAAGTTACCAAGAATGAAGATTTTTGTGCATTGTGTGAAGAGTTTGCTTCTGAGGCTCTTAGTTACCTTACACTAAATAAAACCCAAGCAGAGATCATTACCATTCTTCACAAATCCTGCCCGGGTTATCTTCCTTCAAGGTATTTGTTTGAGTATCACTTCTTTCTGAGAGTTTAA
- the LOC131002653 gene encoding putative receptor-like protein kinase At3g47110, translating into MEPFFFSCALIMLFITMNIFFTLTSSTNSTTDEDALLNFKTSINLSIPNSNLITNWSTNTPICDWAGVSCGARHHRVTALNLSGVALWGNLSPHLGNLTFLQSLDISSNNFTGALPSELSKLRRLKEMNVGFNNLTGEIPSWLGALSQLQHLRLNNNKFSGRIPLIIFTNMSLLIEIDMSFNELSGSLPDDICGGGTTELRRLDMSENRLNGEIPARMFECTKLERLSLSVNGFSGKIPTGIGNLTMLRDLSINSNFLDGDLPSSIFNISSLEYVNLFNNSLSGSIPLFYNSPNLEELYLDSNNLTGSIPEEIGSLTSLMILKLSDNNLTGPIPKQVGNLTSLIKLELDRNKFTGELPEEVGNLAGLEVFEVSFNDFLSGSIPPSLFNISSLQFLALRQNLFSGTLPPTMGSSLLNLRELYLYLNRLTGEIPTSINNASKLTMLELNRNSFTGPIPDFGNLRQLRALRLWENNLTGAESPNQELTFLSSLTNCRDLKVLEIHDNPHMNGILPASIGNLSTSLVTFIASNCSIRGPIPSEIGNLNGLQTLDLSENQFTGFIPETMGKLKQVVVLYLYSNQLQGYIPRDLCNISNLGYLYLSSNMLTGPIPECLGEIKSLRKVSLSSNKLNSSLPSNLFNLKDLINLYLDSNYLSGQIPDQIKNLNAISEMDLSHNNFSGRIPSTISGCESLEYLYLSHNMLDGTIPQSMGQLKGLIELDLSNNHLSGSIPESLTGLKLQAFNVSYNRLEGEILDKGCFKSFTAESFLHNSALCSATKFQISPCRKPASRSAWRLLKYIIPAFLATMIMVVVVIFLIKRRRGRNPRPEAEVQSVGVGWKIVSEREIKQGTSSFSEMNLLGRGGMGSVFKATLADGTQVAVKVFNLQLERATKSFETESQILSSIRHRNLVKILGCCSSPDFKALILAYMPNGSLDIWLHYSDKDFLDLMQRLKIATDVALALEYLHHHHTRTVVHCDIKPNNVLLDEDMTAHVGDFGISKLFDNGEAAAHTINMATVGYAAPEFGSEGKVSTSGDVYSYGILLLEMFTCKRPTDDMFNGEMSLKEWVKNALQENAISGIVAAGLLSREDPQFSAKLECVESIFELAMKCLAFSPEERINMMQVVAALHKIKDKIPVQKVKKKIRS; encoded by the exons ATGGAGCCATTTTTCTTCTCTTGTGCTCTTATTATGCTTTTCATAACAATGAACATCTTCTTCACACTAACCTCATCCACAAATTCAACAACTGATGAAGATGCATTGCTCAATTTCAAAACCAGCATCAATTTATCAATCCCTAATTCCAACCTCATCACCAACTGGTCCACAAACACTCCCATCTGCGACTGGGCCGGCGTCTCGTGCGGTGCCAGACACCACCGGGTGACGGCCCTCAATCTCTCAGGCGTCGCGCTCTGGGGAAACCTCTCTCCTCATCTCGGAAACCTAACGTTTCTTCAATCCCTCGACATTAGCTCCAACAATTTCACGGGTGCCTTACCCTCCGAGCTCTCTAAACTGCGCCGTCTAAAGGAGATGAACGTCGGATTCAACAACCTCACCGGAGAAATACCGTCGTGGCTCGGAGCCTTGTCTCAACTCCAACATCTGCGCCTCAATAACAACAAATTCTCAGGGAGAATCCCACTAATTATCTTCACCAACATGTCGTTGCTGATAGAAATTGATATGAGCTTTAATGAGCTATCGGGCTCATTACCGGATGATATCTGCGGTGGTGGTACGACGGAGCTCCGGCGACTCGATATGTCGGAGAATCGACTTAATGGTGAAATTCCGGCGAGAATGTTCGAGTGCACGAAGCTGGAGAGGCTGAGCTTGTCGGTGAACGGATTCAGTGGCAAGATTCCAACTGGAATTGGGAATCTGACCATGCTTAGGGATCTGTCTATCAACTCAAACTTTCTGGACG GAGATCTTCCATCCTCTATTTTCAACATTTCTTCTCTGGAATACGTGAACCTCTTCAACAACAGTTTGTCTGGAAGTATCCCACTTTTCTACAATTCACCCAATCTTGAAGAGTTGTATCTTGACTCCAACAACCTCACAG GCAGCATACCAGAGGAAATTGGATCTCTTACTTCATTGATGATTCTAAAACTTTCCGACAACAACTTGACAG GTCCCATACCCAAGCAAGTTGGCAACCTCACTTCGCTAATAAAACTAGAATTGGATCGCAATAAGTTTACAG GTGAGTTGCCGGAAGAGGTTGGTAATCTAGCAGGCCTTGAGGTTTTTGAAGTGTCTTTCAATGATTTCTTATCCGGTTCCATCCCTCCTTCCCTTTTCAACATCTCATCTCTGCAGTTCTTAGCTCTTCGACAGAATCTATTTTCCGGCACTCTTCCTCCAACCATGGGGAGCTCGCTTCTCAATCTCCGAGagctttatttatatttgaacaGACTCACCGGCGAAATTCCAACCTCTATCAACAATGCTTCTAAGCTTACTATGTTGGAATTGAATAGAAACTCGTTCACCGGCCCCATCCCCGACTTTGGTAATCTAAGACAGCTGCGAGCGCTTCGACTCTGGGAAAATAATTTGACAGGAGCTGAATCTCCTAATCAGGAGCTCACATTTCTCTCTTCTTTAACTAACTGCCGAGATTTGAAGGTCTTAGAGATACATGACAATCCACATATGAACGGAATCCTCCCAGCTTCCATTGGGAATCTATCTACTTCTCTTGTCACGTTTATAGCATCTAACTGCAGCATTAGGGGTCCCATTCCTTCTGAAATTGGAAACTTGAACGGTTTGCAAACTTTAGATTTATCTGAGAATCAATTCACAGGATTCATCCCGGAAACAATGGGAAAATTGAAGCAAGTCGTCGTGTTATATCTCTATTCTAACCAGTTGCAAGGATATATCCCTCGTGATCTTTGCAATATCAGTAATTTGGGGTATTTGTATTTGAGTAGTAACATGCTTACTGGTCCAATACCTGAATGTTTGGGGGAAATTAAATCGCTAAGAAAGGTCTCATTGTCCTCAAACAAGCTCAATTCTTCACTTCCTTCCAACTTGTTCAATCTCAAGGACCTCATAAACCTATACTTGGATTCAAACTATTTGAGTGGTCAGATTCCAGACCAGATCAAAAATTTGAATGCTATCAGCGAGATGGACTTGTCGCATAACAATTTTTCAGGGCGTATTCCGAGCACAATCAGCGGCTGCGAATCGCTTGAATACTTGTATTTATCACATAATATGCTTGATGGAACCATCCCTCAATCAATGGGGCAGCTCAAAGGCTTGATCGAATTGGATCTGTCCAACAATCATCTTTCTGGTTCGATACCTGAGTCGTTGACAGGTCTCAAGCTCCAAGCTTTTAATGTGTCATACAACAGATTGGAAGGGGAGATTCTGGATAAGGGTTGTTTTAAGAGCTTCACTGCTGAATCATTTCTCCACAACTCTGCTCTCTGTAGCGCAACAAAATTTCAAATCTCGCCTTGCCGGAAACCAGCATCAAGGAGTGCTTGGAGGCTGCTGAAATACATTATTCCCGCCTTCCTTGCAACTATGATTATGGTGGTTGTGGTAATTTTCCTTATAAAACGGCGCAGAGGGAGGAATCCGCGGCCTGAAGCTGAGGTCCAGTCAGTAGGTGTTGGTTGGAAGATAGTCTCGGAGAGAGAAATCAAGCAGGGGACGAGCTCTTTTAGTGAGATGAACCTTCTCGGGAGAGGTGGCATGGGTTCGGTATTCAAAGCAACGCTTGCGGATGGGACACAAGTTGCAGTGAAGGTCTTCAACTTGCAATTAGAAAGAGCCACCAAGAGCTTTGAGACAGAGAGCCAGATACTGAGCAGCATTCGCCATAGAAACTTGGTGAAGATACTTGGCTGTTGCAGTAGCCCCGACTTCAAAGCCTTGATTCTTgcatacatgcctaatggaagcTTGGACATATGGCTGCATTACTCGGACAAGGATTTTCTGGATTTGATGCAGAGGCTGAAGATAGCGACAGATGTGGCGTTAGCCTTGGAatatcttcatcatcatcacacGCGCACTGTTGTGCACTGTGATATAAAGCCGAACAACGTGTTGCTCGATGAGGATATGACTGCCCATGTTGGCGATTTTGGCATTTCTAAGCTCTTCGACAATGGTGAGGCAGCAGCTCACACTATTAACATGGCAACTGTTGGTTATGCAGCACCAG AATTTGGATCAGAAGGAAAGGTATCCACGAGTGGGGATGTATACAGTTATGGGATATTGTTGTTGGAGATGTTTACATGTAAAAGGCCGACAGATGATATGTTCAATGGTGAAATGAGCTTAAAGGAGTGGGTGAAAAATGCATTACAAGAAAATGCCATAAGCGGAATTGTGGCTGCTGGTTTGCTGTCAAGAGAAGATCCACAGTTTTCTGCAAAGTTAGAATGTGTAGAGTCTATATTTGAGTTGGCAATGAAATGTTTGGCCTTTTCACCCGAGGAAAGAATCAACATGATGCAAGTGGTAGCTGCTCTGCACAAGATCAAAGACAAAATTCCAGTACAAAAGGTTAAGAAGAAGATCCGCAGTTAA